A section of the Pseudomonas lini genome encodes:
- a CDS encoding acyl-CoA dehydrogenase — protein sequence MDFAYSPKVQELRERVTAFMDTYVYPAEAVFERQVAEGDRWQPTAIMEELKLKAKAEGLWNLFLPESELGAGLTNLEYAPLAEIMGRSLLGPEPFNCSAPDTGNMEVLVRYANEEQKQRWLEPLLRGEIRSAFAMTEPDVASSDATNMAARAVRDGDEWVINGKKWWTSGACDPRCKILIFMGLSNPDAPRHAQHSMILVPVDAPGVKIVRPLPVFGYDDAPHGHAEVLFENVRVPYENVLLGEGRGFEIAQGRLGPGRIHHCMRSIGMAERALELMCKRAVNRTAFGKPLARLGGNIDKIADSRMEIDMARLLTLKAAYMMDTVGNKVAKSEIAQIKVVAPNVALRVIDRAIQIHGGAGVSNDFPLAYMYAMQRTLRLADGPDEVHRAAIGKFEIGKYVPKEMMRSGH from the coding sequence ATGGATTTCGCTTATTCGCCCAAGGTCCAGGAACTGCGTGAGCGCGTGACCGCGTTCATGGACACCTACGTTTATCCCGCTGAAGCGGTGTTTGAACGCCAGGTCGCCGAGGGCGATCGCTGGCAGCCGACGGCGATCATGGAGGAACTCAAACTCAAGGCCAAAGCTGAAGGCCTGTGGAATTTGTTTCTGCCTGAATCCGAACTCGGCGCCGGCCTGACCAACCTCGAATATGCGCCATTGGCGGAAATCATGGGCCGTTCGCTGCTGGGCCCTGAGCCGTTCAACTGCTCCGCACCGGACACCGGCAATATGGAAGTGCTGGTGCGTTACGCCAATGAAGAACAGAAACAACGCTGGCTCGAACCGCTATTGCGCGGCGAGATCCGCTCGGCGTTCGCCATGACCGAGCCGGACGTGGCCTCGTCCGACGCCACCAACATGGCCGCCCGCGCTGTGCGTGATGGCGACGAATGGGTGATCAACGGCAAGAAATGGTGGACCTCTGGCGCCTGCGATCCGCGCTGCAAGATTCTGATCTTCATGGGCCTGAGCAACCCGGATGCACCGCGCCATGCGCAGCACTCAATGATTCTGGTACCGGTGGATGCCCCGGGCGTGAAGATTGTGCGTCCGCTGCCGGTGTTCGGTTATGACGACGCGCCTCACGGTCACGCCGAAGTACTGTTCGAGAACGTTCGGGTGCCGTACGAAAACGTCCTGTTGGGTGAAGGGCGCGGCTTCGAAATTGCTCAGGGTCGCCTTGGCCCAGGTCGGATTCACCACTGCATGCGTTCGATCGGCATGGCCGAGCGTGCGTTGGAGCTGATGTGCAAACGTGCGGTCAACCGCACCGCGTTTGGCAAACCCCTGGCGCGCCTGGGCGGTAACATCGACAAAATCGCCGACTCGCGGATGGAGATCGACATGGCGCGTCTGCTGACGTTGAAAGCCGCGTACATGATGGACACCGTCGGCAATAAGGTAGCGAAGAGCGAAATCGCGCAGATCAAAGTCGTCGCGCCGAACGTGGCATTGCGGGTGATCGACCGGGCGATCCAGATCCATGGCGGGGCAGGGGTTTCCAACGATTTCCCGCTGGCCTACATGTATGCCATGCAACGCACCCTGCGCCTGGCCGACGGCCCGGACGAAGTACACCGCGCAGCGATCGGCAAGTTCGAGATCGGCAAATATGTGCCTAAAGAGATGATGCGTAGCGGTCACTGA